ATTCCTTGAATGAAAGAATCATCATCTATTTGTCCTGCTGCCCACCATTCTGCATTGTTTTTAATCCATGCCGGAATTTCATTTGAATCAGAATCAGTACCTTGTGTTGTTGGGGGAATTTTTAGAACATTCTCTTTAATTAAAAATTGAATTCCTTGAATGAAAGAATCATCATCTATTTGTCCTGCTGCCCACCATTCTGCATTGTTTTTAATCCAATCAGGTATTGCTGCTTTCTCAGGTACAGATGATGTTGTAGATACAAGAGCGCCAGGACCTATTTCAATTATTGCCGAACCAATTCCTGCATATTTTGGATTATAATCTAATCCAGTTCCTAAAACTTTGACATCAACTCTAATTTGTCCTTGAGATGGAACAAAAATTCTTTGAACATCAATTCCTTCAGAAGAAGTAATTCCAAGACTAGCAGAGCTATCACCAACATTGCTAGCTATTTCTTTATCAAATTCATCAAAAACAAAGTATGCATACTTGACATCTTTGATAAGTTCTCTGTTTTCATTAAAGAATGTAAACTCAAATGGAATTTCCTGATTAGAACCGTATTTTCCATCCCACGAAATATTTACAGTGGTTGGAACTTTTTCATAGTTTTTAGTATCTACAAGATAAAATTCTGTAGAACTTTTTGAAGCTTCAGATAATGGAACAAGTTTCAAATCCATCTTAGGATTGTCATAATTATCTGCTCCTAGTTTTTCGTTAATTTTTTGCAACTCATTTTTTGTAATTAGAAAATGGACAATGTTGGTATCTTCATATGAATAGGGATCATTTAGTAATGCTCTCTGATCAATTTCTACACCATTAACAAATCCTTTGAATTGTTTTCCTTCTGCATAAGGAGCAAATGTTTTTGGAACTCGTACTTCTTCATGTACTACTTGAACTAAATCAACATATGATGGATTCCAATTAAATGGCATATCAAATGAAATTGATTTATTAGATGTATCAAATTTAAAGTTGTCAACATCATCATAGTATGTTTTTACAATTACTGGAATTTCTTCAGCATTTGCAGTCTTGATGAAAAAGTCTTGTTCTTGAGCAACACTAACAAATGTTTCATAACTTAGTAAATTAGCTAGTACAGTTCTTGGACTGGTAGCAGCCTCAATATCAACCCTAATTTTGTATAATCCACCTTTTACAAAAATTGGACCTGTAATTGAGGGTCTTCCACAAATATCTAAATTCTCATCTGTACATGGTGCACCTTGAACAAATAATGCACCAGGAGCACTAGCATGTTCAGAACCGCCATAAATTGAACATTCTTCGAGAGTATTTTTATTACAATTAGGTTCTGGTTTAATTTTAACATCTAATCTTCCGTCTACATCATAAAACAGATTTCTAGCTAATAGTTCACCGCTCTGCCAAACTTCTACCCTGTATGTTACTTTGTCAAGATTCTTATCAGTTAATGTATCAAAAAAGCGTACTTGCATATTTGCAGAATCAACTTCCCCAACTGTAATATCAGATGGACTTAGTTGTGTACGGACAGTAACTTGCATATCACCAAAACTAAGTGGTGGTGCTTGATCTCCTCCAAGTCCATGTGCAAAGGCATCAGGAAGAACAACAGGAATTGTAAAAATACCAATGATTGTGATTAATAATGCAAACTTATACAATACAAAAATTGTGTTAATTCCATATTTAAAGATGGTACAGGATTTCTATGCGTGAGAATTTTTATAGATAAATTTAGTACAACTTTTATTCATGATTATTAGAAGATAAATATGAAAATTCTATTTGCATTATTTTTAATTCCTTTGTTAGTTATTCCAGCATTTGCAGAATCTCAAACACTTCCAACTGAGAAAGGAACGCTTGATGTCAAATTAACATATGATGAAATAATTCCAAACATTCAAACTAAAATAAATATTGATTTTATCAACCCTCAAACACAAAAAATCCAAGAGCATATTGATTATACAGTATCAGTTTCTAAAGATGGGGAAACGGTATTTGGACCAATTCCATTAACTCATACATCAGTAGGTTCTGTAAAGATTCCAATTGAATTCAATCTTGGTGAAGGAGTATATTCTATGGGCTTTAAAGTAGAAGGAATTTTGTTTCAACCAATTCCACCAGAAACAGTATCTTTTGATATTTCAGTAGGAGAGGCTCAAGCTCAACCAACAATAACACCTGAGAACGAAGTAACTGTTAATGGTGAAAACGGCGGTTGTCTAATTGCAACTGCAACATATGGTTCTGAACTTGCACCACAAGTTCAACAACTAAGAGAACTTAGAGATAACACTATTTTGCCAACAAATTCTGGAACAGCATTTATGAGTATATTCAATCAATTTTATTATTCATTTTCACCAACAGTTGCAGACTTTGAGCGAGATCAGCCAATTTTCAAAGGAATTATGAAAATCACACTGACCCCAATGCTAACATCATTATCATTGTTGAATCATGTGAATATTGATTCAGAAGAAGAAATGTTAGGTTATGGGATCTCTATAGTTTTACTAAATATTGGAATGTACGTAGGAGTTCCAGTATTTGGAATTCTAAAGTTGTACCAGTTTAAAAAAGACTAATACTACTTTTGGAAATTCCAGTGAGGTTTTTATGTATCCGAACAAGTATTCAATCTAATGAAGACTAAAGCAATTTGCTCTTTCTTCGTACTATTTGCTATTGTAGCTGGAATCATTGCAACAACACCAGCTGCATTTGCAGATCACTCAGAAGTCACAATTGAGACAGCATCAGGTTCTGGAGCTCCAGGATGTGAAGACACTGCAGAGGGATGTTATATTCCAAATACTGCAACTATTGATGTCGGTGGTAAAGTAATATTTTCAAATACGGATACCGCAGCACATACATTCACATCAGGAGATCCAACAATTCCAGAAACAGTTCAGGTACTATTTGATTCCAGCCTAGTAATGGCAGGAAATACATATGAATGGTCTCCAACTGAAGCAGGTGATGTTCCTTACTTCTGTATGGTCCATCCTTGGATGCAAGGATTGATTGTAGTACAAGAAGCAGAAGCTGAAGAAGCTATGGATGAGCATGATGGCGAGATGATGGACATGGAAGGTGCAGCAACTGCAACCGGCATGTTATCAGATGGTACAATGGTTTCAATTTGGACTACTACACCAACAAAAGGTGAAATGATGGAGATCAATGTTGAATTCGATGATGCCGAACATGTTAATCATGACCTCAAAGTTACACAAAATGGCAATACAGTGCTAGATGATAAAGGAGCACATCACCACGATGGAAAAGGAGCACATACAACAAAAGCTCTTAGCACATCTGATCCAGTAAACATTACCATCACCTTCCAAGGTTATGGGGTAGATGATCCAAAGACTGGACCAATTGGTGAACAAGTAGTATTCTCAAACGTTGTACCAGAATTTGGTACAATCGCAATGATGGTACTAGCTGTTGCAATCATAAGCATCGTTGCAGTAACTGCAAAATCTAGAGTCATTCCAAGATTTTAGGAATCCTCTTTTTCTATTTTCTTTTTATTAAAGCAATAATTGCCAGGATAATAGCTGCTGCTGCAATTGACAACCCAAATATTGCAAAGTCATAAGATGCTCCACCATCAGAGGATACAGACGTTTCACCAGACTTTAGTTTAGAAACATCTTGTTGAAGAGATGAGATTGCATTTTTTAGTGCAGCAATGTCAGCAGTTCCCTCACTATTTGAAGGAGGAAAATCTAAAACTGCAGTAGGTTCTACGTCTTCAACTGGAATTTTAATATCAATTATAGTACCACGGACGTCTCCTTTCAAATTCATAATGTAACTGCCAGTTTTAGTTGGAATTATTGGTGAAAAATAGTATCCGGGTCTAGGATCAGAATTTATATCAATTTTTTTGGTTGCTCCACCATACATGGCTGTAGCTTCAACATTCTTGAAGACGTTAGTTACTCCCTTGAATGAACCTTCAGTTTCTCCAGGCTCAGTTATTTTAAAGACAATATCATTTCTGATCCCTACAACAGGAGGTTCAATTCCCCATCCTACTTCTATTTTGTATTGATCAACTTCTACAGTAGTATGTGCAAAAGAAGGGGAAATCATTCCAATGCTAATCAATAATGCAATAAATCCAAAAATTGCTAAGTTCACAGATATCATATGACTATTACACATTATTATCTTTACGTGAATTGGTACAAAGGACGAACACATGAAAACTGTTTAAATTATCAACAATGTTTTTAGGATTAAATGAAAAAATTTCTAATCCTTTTACTAATTTTGTCATCTGCATCCATTCCATTTGTATCAGCACATCCATTTACAGAAGAAACTATTCCTAGCTTGACATCAAATGCGCCTACAGGAATTACAGAAGTAATTGTATTTTATTCAGAACCAGTTGATATTGATTTTAGTGAAATCAAAGTGTTTGATAGTGATGGGAATCAAATTGACAAAAAAGATACTACTTACTATGAAGGAGAAACATCACTTATCGTCACAACCCCACCATTAGAAGATGGAATCTTTACAGCATCTACCAAAGTTCTATCCAAAGTTGACGGACATCTAGTTCCAAGTGCATTCTTGTTTGCAGTTGGAAATGTTGTAATTGATCCTTCTTTGTTTAATCAAGAAAGACCATCAGAGATTGTATTTTTGCCCGAAGCTGGTGCAAGATTTCCAGGAATTCTAGGACAAACTATTGTTTTAGGTGCAGTTATTGCATCACTAATAATTTGGGGAACACAAAACAAACAACTAATCAAAGAAGAATTTGAAAAGATTGAAAATTTCCATCATGGAAAATTCATGTCAATTACTGGGATTGGATTGGTACTAATTTTTATCTCAAATATTTTGATGATTGCAGTACAAAGTGTTAGATTGGAAGTGTCACCAATAGATGCGATTCAGACTGATTTTGGTTCTACATGGGTTATCAGAATGATCATTACTATAATTTCATTAGGAATTTGGTTTAGT
This genomic window from Nitrosopumilus ureiphilus contains:
- a CDS encoding peptidase, with the protein product MYKFALLITIIGIFTIPVVLPDAFAHGLGGDQAPPLSFGDMQVTVRTQLSPSDITVGEVDSANMQVRFFDTLTDKNLDKVTYRVEVWQSGELLARNLFYDVDGRLDVKIKPEPNCNKNTLEECSIYGGSEHASAPGALFVQGAPCTDENLDICGRPSITGPIFVKGGLYKIRVDIEAATSPRTVLANLLSYETFVSVAQEQDFFIKTANAEEIPVIVKTYYDDVDNFKFDTSNKSISFDMPFNWNPSYVDLVQVVHEEVRVPKTFAPYAEGKQFKGFVNGVEIDQRALLNDPYSYEDTNIVHFLITKNELQKINEKLGADNYDNPKMDLKLVPLSEASKSSTEFYLVDTKNYEKVPTTVNISWDGKYGSNQEIPFEFTFFNENRELIKDVKYAYFVFDEFDKEIASNVGDSSASLGITSSEGIDVQRIFVPSQGQIRVDVKVLGTGLDYNPKYAGIGSAIIEIGPGALVSTTSSVPEKAAIPDWIKNNAEWWAAGQIDDDSFIQGIQFLIKENVLKIPPTTQGTDSDSNEIPAWIKNNAEWWAAGQIDDDSFIQGIQFLIKEGIMRIQS
- a CDS encoding CFI-box-CTERM domain-containing protein, giving the protein MKILFALFLIPLLVIPAFAESQTLPTEKGTLDVKLTYDEIIPNIQTKINIDFINPQTQKIQEHIDYTVSVSKDGETVFGPIPLTHTSVGSVKIPIEFNLGEGVYSMGFKVEGILFQPIPPETVSFDISVGEAQAQPTITPENEVTVNGENGGCLIATATYGSELAPQVQQLRELRDNTILPTNSGTAFMSIFNQFYYSFSPTVADFERDQPIFKGIMKITLTPMLTSLSLLNHVNIDSEEEMLGYGISIVLLNIGMYVGVPVFGILKLYQFKKD
- a CDS encoding PEFG-CTERM sorting domain-containing protein is translated as MKTKAICSFFVLFAIVAGIIATTPAAFADHSEVTIETASGSGAPGCEDTAEGCYIPNTATIDVGGKVIFSNTDTAAHTFTSGDPTIPETVQVLFDSSLVMAGNTYEWSPTEAGDVPYFCMVHPWMQGLIVVQEAEAEEAMDEHDGEMMDMEGAATATGMLSDGTMVSIWTTTPTKGEMMEINVEFDDAEHVNHDLKVTQNGNTVLDDKGAHHHDGKGAHTTKALSTSDPVNITITFQGYGVDDPKTGPIGEQVVFSNVVPEFGTIAMMVLAVAIISIVAVTAKSRVIPRF